In Halococcus saccharolyticus DSM 5350, the following are encoded in one genomic region:
- a CDS encoding glycosyltransferase produces MNVCFCTHRIPYPPNSGGRAETFGIIEGLVDRGHDLQLISYCDDTDQARAMESAVGCTVQPVAGLPNRTPRNLAANVFTREPLPVMKARTTEYTAAVEATLDRADIVHLHALQTSHLASSLGDDTPTVIRFNNVKSTIYRQYARYTNNPAKAAYAFLQYRKTRQFEGAIPQESGLTLTITAEDRDRLRQYGAGGRIEVLPAGVDLSQFEPATVDSDPDRITFFGSMDYHPNEDAAVWFVEEVLPRIRAELPDAVVEIVGKDPTDAVAALDAVEGVTVTGFVEDIHTYIDRASVVVIPIRVGTGVRMKALHAMAMGKPMVTTPVGIQGIDVEDGRHVSVAEDASSFATATLELLSDPERQRRYARNARRLIETNHDWTTIVRELERYYEAVAQ; encoded by the coding sequence ATGAACGTCTGCTTCTGCACACACAGGATACCCTACCCGCCGAACTCGGGAGGACGGGCAGAGACCTTCGGAATCATCGAGGGACTCGTCGATCGGGGGCACGACCTCCAGTTGATCTCGTACTGTGACGATACCGACCAGGCGCGAGCGATGGAGTCGGCGGTCGGCTGTACCGTCCAGCCCGTTGCCGGGCTGCCGAACCGGACGCCGCGAAACCTCGCTGCAAACGTCTTCACGAGGGAGCCGTTACCGGTGATGAAAGCACGCACGACCGAGTACACCGCAGCCGTCGAGGCGACCCTCGACCGGGCGGACATCGTGCATCTGCACGCACTCCAGACCTCGCATCTGGCCTCGTCTCTCGGCGACGACACGCCCACCGTCATTCGATTCAACAACGTGAAGTCCACGATCTATCGGCAGTACGCACGGTATACGAACAATCCAGCCAAGGCAGCGTACGCGTTTCTCCAGTATCGAAAGACGAGGCAGTTCGAGGGAGCTATTCCACAGGAGAGTGGCCTCACGCTGACGATCACGGCCGAGGACCGCGACCGACTCCGGCAGTACGGTGCCGGTGGGCGGATCGAGGTCCTTCCGGCGGGCGTCGATCTCTCGCAGTTCGAGCCGGCGACGGTCGATTCCGACCCCGATCGAATCACTTTCTTCGGGAGTATGGACTACCACCCGAACGAGGACGCTGCCGTCTGGTTCGTCGAGGAGGTGCTCCCACGCATCCGGGCGGAGCTGCCCGATGCAGTGGTGGAGATCGTCGGTAAGGATCCCACGGACGCAGTCGCGGCACTCGACGCGGTCGAGGGCGTCACCGTCACCGGATTCGTCGAGGACATCCATACCTACATCGACCGTGCGTCGGTGGTCGTGATTCCCATCCGCGTCGGAACCGGCGTCCGGATGAAGGCGCTGCACGCGATGGCGATGGGCAAGCCGATGGTGACCACGCCAGTCGGCATCCAGGGTATCGACGTGGAAGACGGACGGCACGTCTCCGTCGCCGAGGACGCGTCGTCCTTCGCAACCGCAACGCTCGAACTGCTCTCGGACCCGGAGCGACAGCGACGCTACGCACGAAACGCTCGACGGCTGATCGAGACGAACCACGACTGGACCACGATCGTCCGGGAGCTGGAGCGCTACTACGAGGCAGTCGCCCAATGA